A region of Sphingomonas crusticola DNA encodes the following proteins:
- a CDS encoding response regulator transcription factor produces the protein MRVLIVEDEPNLGRQLRATLEGAGYAIDLATDGEDGHYLGSTENYDAVVLDLGLPEVDGLTVLDRWRKEGKDMPVLVLTARDSWSDKVAGLDAGADDYLAKPFQTEELIARLRALIRRASGNSSSELLAGDIRLDTRSGKVTKDGEPVKLTAQEYKLLSYLMHHKGKVVSRTELIEHIYDQDFDRDSNTIEVFVTRIRKKLGADVITTIRGLGYSLEEPA, from the coding sequence ATGCGCGTGCTGATCGTTGAGGACGAGCCCAATCTCGGGCGCCAGCTGCGGGCGACGCTGGAAGGCGCGGGCTATGCGATCGACCTCGCGACGGACGGCGAGGATGGGCATTATCTCGGCTCGACCGAGAATTACGATGCGGTGGTGCTGGATCTTGGCCTGCCCGAAGTCGACGGCCTCACTGTGCTCGATCGCTGGCGCAAGGAAGGCAAGGACATGCCGGTGCTGGTGCTGACCGCGCGCGACAGCTGGTCCGATAAGGTCGCCGGCCTCGACGCGGGCGCCGACGATTATCTCGCCAAGCCGTTCCAGACCGAGGAATTGATCGCACGCCTGCGCGCACTGATCCGGCGCGCCTCCGGCAACAGCTCGTCGGAGCTGCTCGCTGGCGACATCCGCCTGGACACACGCTCGGGCAAGGTCACTAAGGATGGCGAGCCGGTCAAACTGACCGCGCAGGAATATAAATTGCTGAGCTACCTGATGCATCACAAGGGCAAGGTGGTCAGCCGCACCGAGCTGATCGAACATATTTACGATCAGGATTTTGATCGTGATTCCAATACGATCGAGGTGTTCGTTACCAGGATTCGCAAGAAGCTCGGCGCCGATGTGATCACCACCATCCGGGGCTTGGGCTACAGCCTCGAAGAGCCTGCCTGA
- a CDS encoding amidase: protein MKFILAPLALALAAAAPAPDRSIAQTEADLAAGRTSSVALVRHYLQRIAQIDRSGPTLNAVLAVNPRALADAAYSDKLRNARRSRGLLEGVPILIKDNIDSLDPLPTTAGSLALADNVTHRDAPLVARLRAAGAIILGKTNLSEWANMRSPHSTSGWSGKGGLTRNPYILDRSACGSSSGTGAAIAAGLAVAGIGTETDGSVTCPSSVSALVGLKPTVGLVSRAHVVPISHSQDTAGPMTTTVADTAALLTILAGSDSADPATVEADAHKQDYRASLRPDALRGARIGVLRFAIGDEPGIPAVFEQALAALRAAGATLVDVKEPANHEKMGQYEQTILITELKQDLDAYLASAAPNVRVRDMAALIAFNRAHAASELPWFGQEFFEQAQASKGYQEDSYKQAASEGRRLAGKDGIDDMLADGHLDALVAPTGGPSWRSDLVAGDHFVGGGAGNYAAVAGYPHLTVPMGQVHGLPVGLSFLGAKWSEARLIALGFAYEQTTHARRAPRYLPAPEARASMRALVSKP from the coding sequence ATGAAGTTCATCCTCGCGCCGCTCGCTCTTGCCCTCGCCGCCGCTGCACCCGCGCCCGACCGGTCGATCGCGCAGACCGAAGCCGATCTCGCGGCGGGGCGGACAAGCTCGGTGGCTCTGGTGCGGCATTATCTCCAGCGGATCGCGCAGATCGACCGATCCGGGCCGACGCTCAATGCCGTGCTGGCGGTCAACCCACGCGCGCTGGCCGACGCGGCCTACTCGGACAAGCTGCGCAACGCCCGGCGCAGTCGCGGCCTGCTGGAAGGCGTGCCGATCCTGATCAAGGACAATATCGACAGCCTCGATCCGCTGCCGACCACCGCCGGCTCGCTCGCGCTGGCGGACAATGTCACGCATCGCGATGCGCCGCTGGTCGCGCGGCTGCGCGCGGCCGGTGCGATCATCCTCGGCAAGACCAACCTTTCGGAGTGGGCGAATATGCGCTCGCCCCATTCCACCAGCGGCTGGAGCGGGAAGGGCGGCCTGACCCGCAACCCCTATATTCTCGACCGCTCGGCCTGCGGATCCTCGTCAGGAACGGGTGCGGCCATCGCGGCGGGCTTGGCGGTCGCGGGTATCGGTACCGAAACCGATGGGTCGGTGACCTGCCCGTCCTCGGTCAGTGCGCTGGTCGGGCTCAAGCCTACGGTCGGACTGGTCTCGCGCGCCCATGTCGTACCGATCTCCCATAGCCAGGACACGGCCGGACCGATGACGACCACCGTCGCGGACACTGCCGCCTTGCTGACGATCCTCGCCGGCTCGGATTCCGCCGATCCTGCCACGGTCGAGGCCGACGCCCACAAGCAGGATTATCGCGCCTCGCTCCGGCCCGATGCGTTGCGCGGTGCGCGCATCGGGGTGCTGCGCTTCGCGATCGGCGACGAGCCCGGCATCCCCGCCGTCTTCGAGCAGGCGTTGGCGGCGCTGAGGGCAGCCGGCGCGACGCTGGTCGACGTCAAGGAGCCCGCCAATCATGAGAAGATGGGGCAATATGAGCAGACCATCCTGATCACCGAGCTCAAGCAGGACCTGGACGCCTATCTCGCGTCGGCCGCGCCCAATGTGAGGGTCCGCGACATGGCGGCGCTGATCGCCTTCAACCGCGCGCATGCCGCGAGCGAGCTGCCCTGGTTCGGGCAGGAATTTTTCGAGCAGGCGCAGGCTTCCAAAGGGTATCAGGAGGACAGCTACAAGCAGGCGGCCTCGGAAGGGCGTCGCCTGGCAGGGAAGGACGGGATCGACGACATGCTCGCCGACGGTCATCTCGACGCGCTGGTTGCTCCGACCGGCGGCCCGTCATGGCGCAGCGATCTCGTCGCAGGCGATCATTTCGTGGGCGGTGGCGCTGGCAATTATGCAGCGGTGGCGGGCTATCCGCATCTGACGGTGCCGATGGGGCAGGTCCACGGACTGCCCGTGGGCCTGTCCTTCCTGGGAGCAAAGTGGTCGGAAGCCCGCTTGATCGCGCTCGGCTTCGCCTATGAGCAGACAACGCATGCGCGTCGCGCACCGCGCTATCTGCCTGCGCCGGAAGCTCGTGCAAGCATGCGCGCCCTGGTGTCAAAACCCTAG
- a CDS encoding DUF2167 domain-containing protein: MRSAFAAVLVFFISAVGAQSPSAKPTSAEEMVRQLNSLGWVHGPATVPIGDQANIRLPKGLRYLDPENTKKFLTLNGNPPDDNDYTIAPEGISWFSILEFQPMGYVSDKDKVDPDALFKQIKADEGPNNEQRKAMGESGLYVDRWLAAPHYDAASHNLEWGTVMHTDGGDRIINYTSRILGRDGVMKAILVSDPNAFQADLSQYRVALAGFGYLPDKRYEAHKSGDKLAEYGLGALVAGGAAAAVVKTGLFAGLLKLLLAFAKPLIVGVVALVAAFRAKLGALFGRRTDSPKDPPA; the protein is encoded by the coding sequence ATGAGATCAGCGTTTGCGGCTGTGCTGGTCTTTTTCATATCCGCGGTTGGCGCGCAGTCGCCGAGCGCCAAGCCAACATCCGCGGAAGAGATGGTGCGGCAGCTCAATTCGCTCGGCTGGGTGCATGGACCCGCGACCGTGCCGATAGGCGATCAGGCCAATATCCGCCTGCCCAAGGGGCTACGCTATCTCGACCCCGAAAATACCAAGAAATTCCTGACGCTGAACGGCAACCCGCCGGACGATAATGACTATACGATCGCGCCCGAGGGGATCAGCTGGTTTTCGATCCTCGAATTCCAGCCGATGGGCTATGTTAGCGACAAGGACAAGGTCGATCCCGACGCCCTGTTCAAGCAGATCAAGGCTGATGAAGGCCCCAATAATGAGCAGCGCAAGGCAATGGGCGAAAGCGGCCTTTATGTCGATCGCTGGCTCGCCGCACCCCATTATGACGCGGCATCGCACAACCTCGAATGGGGAACCGTCATGCATACCGACGGCGGCGACCGGATCATCAATTATACGAGCCGCATCCTCGGCCGCGACGGCGTGATGAAGGCGATTCTCGTCTCCGATCCCAACGCGTTCCAGGCCGACCTCTCGCAATATCGCGTGGCGCTCGCCGGGTTTGGCTACCTGCCCGATAAACGCTACGAAGCGCACAAATCGGGCGACAAGCTGGCCGAGTACGGCCTCGGCGCGCTGGTGGCGGGTGGTGCGGCGGCCGCGGTCGTCAAAACCGGCCTTTTCGCCGGCCTCCTCAAGCTGCTCCTGGCATTCGCCAAGCCGCTGATTGTCGGCGTCGTCGCCTTGGTGGCAGCCTTTCGCGCGAAGCTCGGCGCCTTGTTCGGCCGGCGTACTGACAGCCCCAAGGACCCGCCAGCATGA
- a CDS encoding sensor histidine kinase, whose product MRLAGIGPAVARWTEIPVNWTRLIFGLPLKIRGEAGDPPRTTRQTTGSLTRRMLGIAALWIGLLLAGGGLALDRVLDNAITNNFDSQLRYVLSAMIQSAELDEDGEIRFNRPLGDQRFLEPNSGLYWQVSAEGHEPFPSRSLWDRRLSVAGNHRDESNHIYDSSEFGAEESLRVMERDVRLPGSSATWRFQVAQDRGGLNAQIAILRKTLVRSFAILGFGLIIMSTLQATFGLWPLRKVRRQIASVRAGRTARVDPRLPIEIAPMVQELNDLLAHNERQAEEARTHAGNLAHALKTPLTVIMNEASANSPELCKAVIREATTMRRQVDHHLARARAVGRRASGQSVAPVWPSLDSVERAVSRLYPQVTIDLAGDRKARVHVERQDLDELLGNLIENAAKYGGGRVFVTVESSPDFVELLIEDDGRGIPATERDTLFERGARLDTGKPGTGLGLAIVRDVAEIYGGTVALEESEDLGGLLARLRLPAAK is encoded by the coding sequence ATGCGTCTCGCCGGCATCGGGCCGGCCGTAGCGCGCTGGACCGAGATCCCGGTCAACTGGACCCGCCTGATCTTCGGCCTGCCGTTGAAGATACGCGGTGAGGCGGGCGATCCGCCGCGCACGACCCGACAGACGACCGGCTCGCTCACGCGACGAATGCTCGGCATCGCCGCCTTGTGGATCGGGCTGTTGCTGGCGGGTGGCGGCTTGGCGCTCGATCGCGTGCTCGACAATGCGATTACCAATAATTTCGATTCTCAGCTCAGATATGTCCTCTCGGCGATGATCCAGTCCGCCGAACTGGATGAGGATGGCGAGATCCGTTTCAATCGTCCGCTCGGCGACCAGCGCTTTCTGGAGCCCAATTCCGGCCTCTACTGGCAAGTCTCTGCCGAGGGACACGAACCCTTCCCGTCGCGCTCGCTTTGGGACCGAAGGCTGAGCGTCGCCGGCAATCATCGCGACGAGAGCAATCACATCTACGACAGCAGCGAATTCGGCGCCGAGGAATCGCTGCGGGTGATGGAGCGCGACGTGCGCCTGCCCGGTTCATCCGCTACCTGGCGCTTCCAGGTCGCGCAGGACCGCGGCGGCCTCAACGCGCAGATCGCGATCCTGCGCAAAACGCTGGTGCGCTCCTTCGCCATCCTCGGCTTCGGGCTGATCATCATGTCGACGCTGCAGGCGACGTTCGGGCTGTGGCCGCTGCGCAAGGTGCGCCGCCAGATCGCCTCGGTGCGGGCCGGACGGACGGCCCGGGTCGACCCGCGCCTGCCGATCGAGATCGCGCCGATGGTGCAGGAGCTCAACGATCTGCTTGCCCACAATGAACGCCAGGCGGAGGAAGCCCGCACCCATGCCGGTAATCTCGCCCATGCGCTCAAAACGCCGCTCACCGTCATCATGAATGAGGCGAGCGCCAACAGTCCGGAATTGTGCAAGGCGGTGATCCGCGAAGCCACCACCATGCGCCGCCAGGTCGATCACCATCTCGCCCGCGCTCGCGCGGTCGGACGCCGGGCTTCGGGGCAAAGCGTAGCCCCGGTCTGGCCCAGTCTGGATTCGGTCGAGCGTGCGGTCAGCCGCCTCTATCCGCAGGTCACGATCGATCTGGCGGGCGATCGCAAGGCACGGGTTCATGTCGAACGTCAGGATCTCGACGAACTCCTCGGAAATCTCATCGAAAATGCCGCGAAATATGGCGGCGGCAGGGTGTTCGTGACGGTCGAGTCCAGCCCGGACTTCGTTGAGTTGCTGATCGAGGATGACGGGCGCGGCATCCCCGCCACCGAACGCGACACGCTGTTCGAGCGCGGCGCACGCCTCGACACGGGCAAGCCGGGAACGGGACTCGGCCTGGCGATCGTGCGCGACGTTGCGGAAATCTATGGCGGAACGGTCGCGCTGGAAGAGAGCGAGGATCTGGGCGGCCTGCTGGCGCGGCTGCGGCTGCCGGCCGCCAAATAA
- the eda gene encoding bifunctional 4-hydroxy-2-oxoglutarate aldolase/2-dehydro-3-deoxy-phosphogluconate aldolase, protein MRMAPVIPVLVVKDVAHGLPIAQALVTGGLPVLEVTLRTEAALDVIREMSNCEGSFVGAGTVLNEKQLDAAIDAGAKFIVSPGLTTLLAEAAIERGIPFLPGIATAADIMRGLDLGLDRFKFFPAETSGGIKALKALAAPFYQCRFCPTGGITVDTAPDWLAVDAVLCVGGSWLVPAGNPDPAGIEARARAASALRT, encoded by the coding sequence ATGCGGATGGCCCCGGTCATCCCGGTGCTGGTGGTCAAGGACGTGGCCCACGGCCTGCCGATCGCGCAGGCCTTGGTGACGGGCGGGCTGCCCGTGCTCGAAGTGACATTGCGCACCGAAGCCGCGCTCGACGTCATTCGCGAAATGTCGAACTGCGAAGGGTCATTCGTCGGCGCGGGAACTGTCCTCAACGAAAAGCAGCTCGATGCCGCGATCGATGCGGGGGCGAAATTCATCGTCAGCCCCGGACTGACAACACTGCTTGCCGAAGCGGCAATCGAGCGCGGCATCCCGTTCCTGCCCGGCATCGCCACTGCCGCCGACATCATGCGCGGCCTCGATCTCGGACTCGACCGCTTCAAATTCTTTCCCGCCGAAACATCGGGAGGAATCAAAGCGTTGAAGGCGCTTGCTGCGCCTTTCTATCAATGCCGCTTCTGCCCCACCGGCGGCATCACCGTCGACACCGCGCCGGACTGGCTGGCGGTGGACGCCGTTTTGTGCGTCGGCGGCTCCTGGCTGGTCCCTGCGGGCAACCCCGATCCGGCCGGCATCGAAGCGCGCGCCCGCGCGGCCTCTGCCCTGCGCACGTGA
- a CDS encoding alpha/beta hydrolase translates to MRRGSALFALLVLAAAAPAQAPREERITPPYRDAPEMHAAPGVAKGTLNSFIMTSAESRIYPGIRQLDNDVTRRRDAYGNRIAAPFDQESEPGAYRRDVFVYIPAGYQRGREVPFIVVQDGRDYAARMAAALDSLIAQKRVPMMVAVMIQSGGGDAQGSERGLEYDTMSGRYAEFVETEVLPRAAKLYGIKFTSNPNGRATMGGSSGAAAALSMAWYHPEWYHKVLSYSGTFVNQAAPVDAATPRGAWDYHARLIPENPRKPIRIWMEVGEKDLHWQDPESTFHNWPMANDRMAAALKAKGYDYRYVFAQDAVHVDGNVVAQTLPQALEWLWRDFPR, encoded by the coding sequence ATGCGACGTGGTTCAGCCCTGTTCGCTCTCTTAGTGCTGGCGGCGGCCGCCCCGGCGCAAGCCCCGCGCGAAGAGCGCATAACGCCCCCCTACCGCGATGCACCGGAAATGCACGCGGCCCCCGGCGTGGCCAAGGGCACCCTCAACAGCTTCATCATGACGTCGGCCGAGAGCCGCATCTATCCCGGCATCCGCCAACTCGACAATGATGTCACCCGGCGCCGCGATGCCTATGGCAACCGCATCGCCGCGCCGTTCGACCAGGAATCCGAACCGGGCGCCTACCGCCGTGACGTCTTCGTCTATATCCCCGCCGGCTATCAGCGCGGGCGCGAAGTCCCCTTTATCGTCGTCCAGGATGGGCGCGATTATGCCGCGCGCATGGCCGCCGCGCTCGACAGCCTGATCGCCCAGAAGCGCGTGCCGATGATGGTCGCGGTGATGATCCAGTCGGGCGGCGGCGACGCGCAGGGCTCGGAGCGCGGGCTGGAATATGACACGATGTCGGGGCGCTATGCCGAGTTCGTCGAGACCGAAGTGCTGCCGCGCGCGGCGAAGCTCTACGGGATCAAGTTCACGAGCAACCCCAACGGGCGAGCCACGATGGGCGGCAGCTCAGGCGCCGCGGCAGCGTTAAGCATGGCCTGGTACCATCCCGAATGGTACCACAAGGTCCTGTCTTATTCCGGCACCTTCGTGAATCAGGCGGCGCCGGTCGATGCGGCAACGCCGCGCGGCGCATGGGACTATCATGCGCGCCTCATTCCCGAAAATCCGCGCAAGCCGATCCGCATCTGGATGGAGGTCGGCGAGAAGGATCTGCACTGGCAGGATCCGGAATCGACCTTCCACAATTGGCCGATGGCCAATGATCGCATGGCCGCCGCCCTCAAGGCGAAGGGTTATGATTACCGCTATGTCTTCGCGCAGGATGCGGTCCACGTCGACGGCAACGTTGTCGCCCAGACCCTGCCGCAGGCGCTGGAATGGCTATGGCGCGATTTCCCGCGCTAA
- the htpG gene encoding molecular chaperone HtpG, with protein sequence MTTTEAVPATRSFEADVAKLLHLMVHSVYSDKDVFLRELISNAADACEKLRYEGLSNPNLLGEDGQPRITLTLDPEARQLIVEDNGIGMSEAEMSEALGTIARSGTKAFMEKIAGAKDAEGSQLIGQFGVGFYSAFMVADRVDAVSRRAGADIAAIWSSDGLGTYTIQTADIAEAPPRGTRVLLHLKEDAASYTQGFTIERTIKAQSGHVPVPIFLRDKPDAEPKQIADGAALWTKPKAEITSEEYTDFYRSAAGQFDDPALTLHYRAEGLHEYTVLAFVPETKPFDLFDPDRAGRMKLYVRRVFITDEAQILPRYLRFVRGLVDSSDLPLNVSREMIQESPVLAAIQKGVANRILSELDKLSSSDSERYLKIWGNFGAVLKEGLYEDLARRETLLALARFRTTASGGDWRSLKDYVAGLKENQTAIYYATGPDLDRLASSPQLEGFRARGIEVLLLTDQVDSFWVTGVDYDGKPFKSVTQGLADLSLIPLPEGEQPAPAASDAVDGFIAFVKATLGDAVSDVRASERLTESAVCLVAPEHGMDRQLEKLLAGAGRLDAAAKPVLEINPRHALIAKLSDAGEDNAALREDAAHLLFDEARIADGELPLDPRAFSARLTRLLERGLG encoded by the coding sequence ATGACGACCACCGAAGCCGTACCCGCAACCCGTTCGTTCGAGGCCGATGTCGCCAAGCTGCTGCATCTGATGGTGCATTCGGTCTATTCCGATAAGGACGTCTTCCTGCGCGAGCTGATCTCCAACGCCGCCGATGCGTGCGAGAAATTGCGTTACGAAGGGCTGAGCAACCCGAATTTGCTAGGGGAAGACGGCCAGCCGCGCATCACGCTCACACTCGACCCCGAGGCGCGCCAGCTGATCGTCGAGGATAACGGCATCGGCATGAGCGAGGCGGAGATGTCCGAAGCGCTCGGTACCATCGCCCGCTCCGGCACCAAGGCGTTCATGGAGAAGATCGCCGGGGCCAAGGACGCGGAGGGCAGCCAGCTCATCGGACAGTTCGGCGTCGGCTTCTATTCGGCCTTCATGGTAGCCGATCGGGTCGACGCGGTCTCGCGCCGTGCGGGTGCGGATATTGCCGCCATTTGGTCGTCCGACGGTCTCGGCACCTACACCATCCAGACCGCCGACATCGCGGAAGCGCCGCCGCGTGGCACGCGGGTGCTGCTCCATCTCAAGGAGGATGCCGCCAGCTATACCCAGGGTTTCACCATCGAGCGGACGATCAAGGCGCAGTCCGGCCATGTGCCAGTGCCGATCTTCCTCCGGGACAAACCCGATGCCGAACCGAAGCAGATCGCCGACGGCGCCGCGCTCTGGACCAAGCCGAAAGCGGAGATCACGTCGGAAGAATATACCGACTTCTACCGCAGCGCAGCCGGCCAGTTCGACGACCCTGCGCTGACCCTCCATTATCGTGCCGAGGGCCTGCACGAATATACCGTCCTCGCCTTCGTTCCCGAAACCAAACCGTTCGACCTGTTCGATCCCGATCGCGCCGGGCGCATGAAGCTCTATGTGCGCCGCGTCTTCATCACCGACGAGGCGCAGATTCTGCCGCGTTACCTGCGCTTCGTGCGCGGCCTGGTCGACTCCAGCGATCTGCCGCTCAACGTCTCGCGCGAGATGATCCAGGAGAGTCCCGTCCTCGCTGCCATCCAGAAGGGCGTGGCCAACCGCATCCTGTCCGAACTCGACAAACTCTCCTCCTCGGACAGCGAGCGCTATCTCAAGATCTGGGGCAATTTCGGCGCAGTGCTGAAGGAGGGCCTATACGAGGATCTCGCCCGCCGCGAGACCTTGCTCGCCCTCGCCCGCTTCAGGACGACCGCATCCGGCGGCGACTGGCGCTCGCTCAAAGACTATGTCGCCGGCCTCAAGGAAAATCAGACCGCAATCTATTATGCGACCGGCCCCGATCTCGATCGGCTCGCCTCCTCCCCTCAGCTGGAAGGGTTCCGCGCGCGCGGCATCGAGGTGCTCCTGCTGACCGATCAGGTCGACAGCTTCTGGGTCACAGGCGTGGATTATGACGGCAAGCCGTTCAAGTCGGTCACGCAGGGGTTGGCCGACCTCAGCCTGATCCCCTTGCCCGAAGGCGAACAGCCGGCACCCGCCGCCTCCGATGCGGTCGACGGCTTCATCGCATTCGTCAAGGCAACGCTCGGCGATGCGGTGTCGGACGTGCGCGCCTCCGAGCGGCTGACCGAAAGCGCCGTCTGCCTGGTCGCGCCCGAACATGGCATGGATCGCCAGCTCGAAAAGCTGCTGGCGGGCGCAGGGCGGCTCGATGCCGCCGCCAAGCCGGTGCTGGAGATCAATCCACGCCACGCGCTGATCGCCAAACTGAGCGACGCCGGCGAAGACAATGCTGCCCTGCGCGAGGACGCCGCCCATCTGCTGTTCGACGAAGCCCGCATCGCCGACGGCGAGCTCCCGCTCGATCCGCGCGCTTTCTCCGCCCGGCTGACGCGCCTGCTCGAGCGCGGGCTGGGCTGA
- a CDS encoding ABC-F family ATP-binding cassette domain-containing protein — MAAPILAYEDLGLVQGSGWLFRHIDLHLQPRDRLALIGRNGAGKTTLLRLLAGAIDADEGRRTIVPGTKVVLLEQDPQVAGFATLRDWALHGADAPEPYEVEAIADQLGIDLTREAATASGGERRRAAIARALAQDPDVLFLDEPTNHLDIAAIDWLEEWLSRFRGAFVVISHDRAFLTRLTKSTLWLDRGGLRRAEIGFGGFEAWTDQVYEEEARNAQRLEAKLKIEEHWLLRGVTARRARNEGRKAKLMEMRAQRAAMIAPQGAARLVTASNDTRTKVVIHAEHVTKRFGDRTIIRDFTFRVTRGDRIGVVGSNGAGKTSLLKLLTGELEPDEGKVRLAKTLDGVIIDQQRKLMEPDKRVRDILADGGDWIEVLGVRKHIAGYLKEFLFDPNMVDARVGTLSGGERSRLLLAREFARPSNLLVLDEPTNDLDLETLDLLQEVISDYDGTVLIVSHDRDFLDRTVTVTLGMDSSGHVDIVAGGYADWVKQRGPRPELRGGSSPKILPAPAPPPAKPRAKLTYKDQRDLELLPKEIEKYEAAIARDTAAMADPNLYMRDPKRFDALMKAIEKARIDRDAAELRWLELAEMAENLNG, encoded by the coding sequence ATGGCTGCACCCATCCTCGCCTATGAAGATCTGGGCCTCGTTCAAGGCTCGGGCTGGCTGTTTCGCCACATCGACCTGCATCTCCAGCCGCGCGATCGGCTGGCGCTGATCGGGCGCAACGGTGCCGGCAAGACGACCTTGCTGCGCCTGCTGGCGGGCGCGATCGATGCCGACGAAGGCCGCCGTACGATTGTGCCGGGCACCAAAGTGGTCCTGCTGGAGCAGGATCCGCAGGTGGCCGGCTTTGCCACCCTGCGCGATTGGGCGCTGCACGGTGCCGATGCGCCTGAGCCTTACGAGGTCGAGGCGATCGCCGACCAGCTGGGCATCGACCTCACGCGCGAGGCCGCGACCGCATCGGGCGGGGAGCGCCGCCGCGCGGCCATCGCGCGTGCGCTGGCGCAGGATCCCGATGTCCTGTTTCTCGATGAGCCGACCAATCATCTCGATATTGCCGCGATCGACTGGCTTGAGGAATGGCTCAGCCGCTTTCGCGGCGCCTTCGTCGTCATCAGCCACGATCGTGCCTTTCTGACGCGCCTCACCAAAAGCACCTTGTGGCTCGATCGCGGCGGGTTGCGGCGCGCGGAGATCGGCTTTGGCGGGTTCGAGGCGTGGACCGACCAGGTCTATGAGGAGGAAGCCCGCAACGCCCAGCGGCTCGAAGCCAAGCTCAAGATCGAGGAACATTGGCTGCTGCGCGGCGTCACCGCCCGACGCGCGCGCAACGAGGGCCGTAAGGCCAAACTGATGGAGATGCGCGCCCAGCGCGCGGCAATGATCGCGCCGCAGGGCGCTGCCAGACTCGTCACCGCCAGCAACGATACGCGCACCAAGGTCGTGATCCACGCCGAGCACGTCACGAAGCGGTTCGGCGACCGCACCATCATCCGCGACTTCACCTTCCGGGTGACGCGCGGCGACCGCATCGGCGTGGTCGGCTCCAACGGCGCCGGCAAGACCAGCCTGCTCAAATTGCTCACGGGCGAGCTGGAACCCGACGAAGGAAAGGTCAGGCTCGCCAAGACGCTCGACGGCGTCATCATCGATCAGCAGCGCAAGCTGATGGAACCCGACAAGCGCGTGCGCGACATCCTCGCCGATGGTGGCGACTGGATCGAGGTGCTCGGCGTCCGCAAGCATATTGCCGGCTATCTCAAGGAGTTCCTGTTCGACCCTAACATGGTGGATGCACGCGTCGGGACTTTGTCCGGCGGCGAGCGCTCGCGGCTGTTGCTTGCCCGCGAATTCGCACGCCCATCGAATCTGCTCGTGCTCGACGAGCCGACGAACGATCTCGATCTCGAAACGCTCGACCTGCTTCAGGAGGTGATTTCCGACTATGACGGCACCGTGCTGATCGTCAGCCACGACCGCGACTTTCTCGATCGCACCGTTACCGTCACGCTCGGCATGGATAGCTCGGGCCATGTCGACATCGTCGCCGGCGGCTATGCCGATTGGGTCAAGCAGCGCGGCCCCCGACCGGAATTGCGCGGCGGATCGTCGCCTAAAATTCTACCCGCCCCCGCGCCGCCCCCGGCAAAGCCGCGCGCCAAGCTCACCTATAAGGATCAGCGCGATCTCGAGCTGCTGCCCAAGGAGATCGAGAAATATGAAGCCGCGATCGCACGCGATACCGCCGCCATGGCCGATCCCAACCTCTATATGCGCGATCCCAAGCGTTTCGATGCGCTCATGAAGGCGATCGAGAAAGCGCGCATAGATCGCGACGCAGCCGAATTGCGATGGCTGGAGCTGGCCGAAATGGCCGAGAATCTCAACGGCTGA